A window from Cinclus cinclus chromosome 4, bCinCin1.1, whole genome shotgun sequence encodes these proteins:
- the PEX26 gene encoding peroxisome assembly protein 26 has protein sequence MRGEPPAWAPGPAQAAALLEEAADLLVLHRDFAAALERCEAGCDSLGPGHGHGHESFAEVKCSLCVVGIQALAEMNRWREVLSWVLHYYNVPEHLPPKVLELCILLYSKVREPQVMLEVGSSWLRAHGNQSLPEFGSLLELYLAQVLLPLGRFEGAEELVRGCAVFDSEQQLEFLSTILESRCRWAQQEQARSAAEEQQDPATETVLGVLSQKLLTMLTLLRRALRSMSNHFCLLPYKKMLLATFLLYLVVVRLDPASPTSLPFIYKLVQLFRQAWAAVLSPIHRPPIRN, from the exons ATGCGGGGCGAGCCGCCCGCCTGGGCCCCGGGGCCGGCTCAGGCGGCCGCGCTGCTGGAGGAGGCGGCGGatctgctggtgctgcaccGCGACTTCGCCGCCGCCCTGGAGCGCTGCGAGGCGGGCTGCGACAGCCTGGGCCCCGGCCACGGCCACGGCCACGAGAG TTTTGCAGAAGTGAAATGCTCCCTTTGTGTTGTGGGGATTCAGGCTCTGGCTGAGATGAACCGGTGGAGAGAAGTTCTATCTTGGGTTCTACACTATTACAATGTCCCTGAACATCTCCCTCCAAAAGTTCTGGAGTTGTG TATCCTGTTGTACAGCAAAGTGAGGGAGCCGCAGGTGATGCTGGAGGTGGGCAGCAGCTGGCTGAGAGCCCACGGCAACCAGAGCCTCCCTGAGTTCGGGTCTCTGCTGGAGCTGTACCTGGCACAGGTGCTGCTGCCGCTGGGGCGCTTCGAGGGCGCGGAGGAGCTGGTGCGGGGCTGTGCCGTGTTTGACAGcgagcagcagctggaattcCTCAGCACTATCCTGGAGAGTCGCTGTCGGTGGGCTCAGCAGGAACAGGCACgctcagctgctgaggaacagcaAGACCCAGCCACAGAAACTGTTCTGG GAGTGCTGTCCCAAAAGCTCCTGACCATGCTGACATTGCTACGTAGAGCACTGAGGTCCATGTCAAACCACTTCTGTTTACTTCCTTACAAGAAGATGCTCTTGGCTACTTTTTTGCTGTACCTGGTGGTGGTGAGATTAGATCCAG CTTCTCCCACGTCACTGCCATTCATTTACAAACTGGTCCAGCTCTTCCGACAAGCTTGGGCAGCTGTGCTTTCTCCAATCCACAGGCCTCCAATTCGAAACTAA